One part of the Dermacentor silvarum isolate Dsil-2018 chromosome 6, BIME_Dsil_1.4, whole genome shotgun sequence genome encodes these proteins:
- the LOC119455074 gene encoding larval/pupal cuticle protein H1C-like: MIRACIVLALATSAFAGYTGGYGLGLSHYGLAHGIGYSGLGLGYSYAPAASYAVAAPAVTRTVSTYHAAPAVTAVHAAPAVATYAAAPAVATTVAHAAPVATYAAAPVATYAAAPAVTTVSHAAPVATYAAAPAVTTVSHAAPVASYATYAAAPVATYAAAPAVTTVSHAAPVATYAAAPAVTTVSHAAPVATYAAAPAVTTVSHAAPVATYAAAPAVTTVSHAAPVATYAAAPAVTTVAHAAPVATYAAAPAVATIAHAAPAVATTTVHHAAPVATAVATPAFASYHAAPVYGYGVGSLGYGAGHYGFGHGLLGYGLNYGYGPRQRLRLHRSPPQEEVNLLCRKQHSHRQKLVDLTNLGPVFFCTLSSWHKRKATIKLTNFEFALLSTMFLSVL, translated from the exons ATG ATCCGTGCCTGCATTGTCCTGGCTCTGGCCACCAGCGCCTTCGCCGGCTACACCGGCGGCTACGGCCTCGGCCTTTCCCACTACGGCCTTGCTCACGGCATCGGCTACTCTGGTCTTGGCCTCGGCTACAGCTACGCCCCAGCTGCCAGCTACGCCGTCGCCGCCCCAGCTGTTACCCGCACTGTGTCCACCTACCACGCTGCTCCAGCCGTGACCGCTGTTCACGCTGCCCCAGCCGTCGCCACCTACGCCGCTGCCCCAGCCGTGGCCACCACTGTTGCCCACGCCGCTCCAGTCGCCACCTACGCTGCCGCCCCAGTCGCCACTTATGCTGCTGCCCCAGCTGTGACCACTGTTTCCCACGCCGCTCCAGTCGCCACCTACGCTGCTGCTCCAGCTGTGACCACTGTTTCCCACGCCGCTCCAGTCGCCAGCTACGCCACCTACGCTGCCGCTCCAGTCGCCACCTACGCTGCTGCCCCAGCTGTGACCACTGTTTCCCACGCCGCTCCAGTCGCCACCTACGCTGCTGCCCCAGCTGTGACCACTGTTTCCCACGCCGCTCCAGTCGCCACCTACGCTGCTGCTCCAGCTGTGACCACTGTTTCCCACGCCGCTCCAGTCGCCACCTACGCTGCTGCCCCAGCTGTGACCACTGTTTCCCACGCCGCTCCAGTCGCCACCTACGCTGCCGCCCCAGCTGTGACCACTGTCGCTCACGCCGCTCCAGTCGCCACCtacgccgctgctccagccgtcGCCACCATTGCCCACGCTGCTCCAGCTGTGGCCACCACCACCGTCCACCACGCTGCCCCAGTCGCCACCGCTGTTGCCACCCCAGCCTTCGCTTCCTACCACGCCGCCCCAGTCTACGGCTACGGTGTTGGCTCCCTCGGCTACGGCGCTGGCCACTACGGTTTCGGTCACGGTCTCCTCGGCTACGGCCTGAACTACGGCTATGGTCCTCGGCAGCGCCTACGACTACACCGCTCTCCTCCGCAGGAAGAAGT AAATCTCCTTTGTAGGAAGCAGCATAGTCATCGTCAGAAGTTAGTAGATTTAACAAATTTAGGCCCCGTCTTCTTTTGTACCCTTTCATCGTGGCACAAGAGAAAGGCGACAATAAAATTAACCAATTTTGAATTTGCACTACTGTCCACCATGTTTCTTTCAGTATTATAG